In the genome of Patescibacteria group bacterium, the window CGAACGATTTCTATAATTTAACTGCTGCAGCATCTGCAAACCGTACGATTCAAGTCACCGCATCCACTACCCAGACCGTATTTAATACATTGTCCATAAACGGTACAGATGCTTCGAAAAAAATAACACTTGTTTCGTCTTCTCCTGGGACTCGTTGGAACATTGATCCGCAGGCTACCAAATCAGTCTCATGGGTCACTGTTTCTGATTCGACCTCGACTAATGCGATCAACGCTACAAATTCGACAGAGGGGACCCCTTCTTCTACTACGAATTGGCTTCTCTTGACTGACCACACTCTGTCATACTCCGCAGTAGCCAACGGATCGATTGTCGGCACGAATCCTCAGACAGTTGCCGATGGCGCTGATGGTACCGAAGTGGTCGCTACACCTGCTGCCAACTATCACTGGGTTAGTTGGTCTGATACATATCCGACAGCAGCCAGAACTGACTTAAATGTAACTGGTGATATTACCGTTTCTGCTAGTTTTGCAATCGACACTTTTACTTTGACCTATTCCGCAGGGGCCAATGGCTCCATCGTCGGTGTTTCTCCACAAACTGTAAATTATGGTGCAAATGGTTCAGAGGTTACAGCCACTCCTGCCGCCAATTATCACTTTACTTCCTGGTCTGATGGTATCCTGACAGCGGCTAGGACTGACACAAATATAACTGCGAACAAGTCAGTGACGGCCAGTTTCGCTATTGATACCCACACTCTCACTTACTCTTCTGGTGCTAATGGTTCTATTGTTGGTACATCCCCTCAGACGGTCAATCATGGGGCTGATGGTTCAGAAGTTGTGGCCACGCCTGCTGCTAATTATCACTTTACTTCTTGGTCTGATGGCGTACTTACGGCAGCTCGAACTGATACAAACGTCGTTGCAAATATTTCAGTTACGGCTAGTTTTGCAATCGACACTTTTACTTTGACCTATTCCGCTGGTGCCAATGGTTCAATCGTCGGCGATTCGCCTCAAACTGTGAATTATGGTGCAAATGGTTCAGAGGTTACGGCTACTCCTGCCGCTAATTATCACTTTACCTCTTGGTCTGATGGTGTCTTGACGGCGGCCAGAACAGATACAAATATAACTGCAAACAAATCAGTCACAGCTAGCTTCGCAATTGATACATACACATTGGCTTATTCTGCTGGCGCCAATGGCTCAATCACTGGCACGACTCCTCAGACTGTAAACCACGGATCTGACGGCTCGCAGGTCACGGCAACTGCAGACGCTAACTACCACTTTACTTCCTGGTCTGACGGTGTACTTACTGCGGCAAGGACAGAGACCAATGTAACTGCTGACAAATCGGTGACTGCGAGCTTCGCAATTAATACTCATACTTTGTCATACTCGGCTAGTGCCAATGGTTCAATCACTGGCGTCTCGCCGCAAACCGTAAATCACGGCGCAAGCGGGTCTCAGGTTACGGCAGCTCCCGCGGCAAATTACCATTTTGTCGAGTGGTCGGACAATCATTCAACGGTTGCTAGCCGTACCGATTCCAATGTAACGGCAGATATCAGCTCGACTGCTAGCTTCGCGATCGACACTCACAATATTACTGCTTCTACCGATGCGAATGGGAACATCAGCCCGCTTGGTATCACAGCCGTCGATTATGGTACAGACCAGGATATTACTTTTACCAGTGATCCCGGATACCACATTTCAACACTCTTGGTCGACGGAGTGCCTCAATCTACTCTTACTTCGCCATATACATTTGTTGGTGTTACTGAAAATCATACGATTTCTATCACTACAGCCGCTGACAATACCTGTGTTTGGGTTGGTCTTGGCGCCGATAGCAATTGGTCGACATCGCTGAACTGGTCGGGAAATGAAATTCCAGTTTCGACCTGTGACGTCATCTTTAATTCCTCTTCTAGCACAGCCTCGACTCTTGACGCTGGCTTCACAAATCATATCAAATCACTCTCAATCATTTCTGGCTACACCAATACAGTTACCTTGGCTAACGACTTGCAAAATGATGGAGATTTAAACCTTGCCGCAGGCACACTGAAGGCCAACAATTATACCCTGAATATTGCTGGGGATTGGGATAACACTGGTGGCACTTTTGTGGAGGATACTTCCACTGTAAATTTCAATGGATCCGTTGCCGCTAGTGTCAGTGCTAACGGCGGTGAGTTTTACAGAGTAACATTTGCTGGAGTGTCAGCTATTAGCACGCCAAGCGTCTGGGTGGCCAATTACAACACAAATAATGTGTCCAAGATAAATTCGTCAAATGGTTCAAAAACCGGCGACTACTCGACCGGCAGTTATTCCTATGGATCAGCAATCGATACGAGCGGTTTCGCTTGGGTCACTAATATGGGCAGCGATACTGTTTCGAAGATCAATGTTTCAACCGGAGCTAAGATTACTGACTATGCTACGGGGTCAATTCCGAAGGGTGTGGCCATCGATGCTAGCGGCTTTGTTTGGGTAGCCAATTTTGGCGGTGGCACAGTCTCAAAAATCAATCCTTCGACTGGCGTCAAGACGAACTATACGACCGGCTCAGGATCTACTGGTGTGGCCATCGATGCTAGCGGCTTTGTTTGGGTCACTAACTATTCTGGGACAGGTTCGGTTTCAAAAATTAACGCATCCACTGGATCGAAAGTTGCTGATTATGCAGTCGGTACAAACCCAACTGGTGTGGCCATCGATGCTAGCGGCTTTGTTTGGGTCGTCAACACAGGCAGTAATAATATTTCAAAGATCAACGCACTGACGGGCGTGAAAGTAGCTGATTATGCCACAGGTTTGAGTCCTGCTGGGGTCGCGGTTGATACCAACGGTTTTGTTTGGATCTCGAACGGTGGTGCGAACACAATTTCGAAAATGAATCCTTCGACTGGATCCAAGACAGATTATGCTACTGGTTCTAGCCCTGCTGGCGTAGCTGTCGACAGTAGCGGCTTCATCTGGATCGCGAACACTTCTGGCAATACTATTTCGAAAATGAATTCTTCGACTGGATCCAAGACTGATTATTCAGTTGGAACTTCTCCATATTCCTTCGGCGATATGACGGGCTTTGCTCTTCAGCAGTTCGTTTTGGGTGGCACGAACTCTAGTAGTGCCTCATATACTCTGTCTTCTGGGTTAACTATGACTGACGAGCTGACTATTTCTTCGGGTATTGTGTCGGCCGGCGCCAACACAATATCAGCCGGAAAATTTATCCAGAGCGGAGGCTACTTTACTGCTCCGTCGACTACCATGTCTGTCTCGGGCGATTTCCAGCGTTCTGGGGGCGTTTTTGTCAGAAACCTAGGTACAGTAAGTTTAGCTGGCGTAGCCAGCTCGACCCAAGTAGTTTCCGGATCAACAACGTTCAATAATTTATCTGCCACGACAACCTCTGCTCGGACTATCCAATTTGCTGCTGATTCGAGCCAGGCGGTATTGGGGACCTGGACGGCTACCGGCGCGGCTGCTCAACTTTTATCATTGGCTCTAAAAACTGGCGATAGCGGCGTCTGGAATATTAATCCTACTGCTTGGAGCGTCGATTATGTTAACGTTTCAAACTCAACCAACTTCGCTTCTACTCCGATCAGCCCGACTCATTATGATTCAGCGTCTCTGACCGCAAATAATACAAATTGGTTCTCACTCAGCTTGGTGGGCCATACTATTACCTCTTCTGTGGTTGGGTCCAATGGCACCATCTCACCTAGCGGCGCTACCTCGGTCGCTGATGGAAGCAACCAAACCTATACAATTACCCCTGGGACTGGTTATCACATCTCCGATATCAAAATTGATGGGATAAGTCTTACTGGAACCCTGGCTTCGACCTACACTTTTTCAAATGTTACAGCCGAACACACGATTGCGGTTACGTTCGCAGCAAATGATGTTTGTGTCTGGGACGGTGGAGCTGATGATGAAAACTGGAGCTCGGCTTCAAACTGGTCGAACGATACGACGCCATTTGCGACTTGCGATGTTATTTTCAATAGTACCTCAAGAAAAAATTCTATAATTGATACTATCTTCAGTAGTCATATCAAATCTCTCGCAGTTAATACTGGTTATACCGGAATTATTTCTGCCAGCAACGATCTGGCCAACGACGGAGACTTTGTTTTAAGTTCCGGAACATTTTCGGCTGGCTCTAAGACAATCAATATCGCTGGTTCTTTATCGCTGGCTCCAAGCTCGACCGCTGTATTCGAAAAAGGGAGTAGCACCATAAATTTCAATCCAATCGCAACAGGCAAGACAATTACAACCAGCGGCCAGCAACTCGGTAATTTGACTTTCAACGGAGTAGACGCAAATTTAACTGGGGTTGCGATTACCTCCAACAACAATATTGGCCTTCTTAGAAAGGGGATTATTGTTGCCGGCTGGACGCTCCAGGACAATTTGAGTGCGGCATCAGTGGCTGTGGTTTCCGGGACTCTTGTAGACGCAGGTAAATCTGTAACTGTGGCTGGCAGTATCAATATTCCGTACAAGATTGGCCTCTTGGCTTCGACAGGTCTTTGGACGCAATCTGCCAGCGGCAATATTTCAAACGGCGATATGCGCAATACCTTTGGCAGTTTGACGATAGCTGGCGCAGGAGTAACTACAAATATGATTGGAGCGGTAAAAGTCGGGTTAAATGAAGGATCAGCCGGAGCGCTAACCATGGGCCCTGGGACATTGAATGGCAACAACAATTCTCTCATAGAATATATGCCGAGAAATGATGGTCTTGGGCTCGACAATCTCATAGTCGGCTCGAAATTGAGCACATTTACCATGTATCCGCTAGGCAATATACTTCAGAAAGCAATCTCTTTGCCAAATAATTTTGGGAATATTCAGATTCAGAAGAATCCCTCCACTAAATTCACTGCTACTGGCGACTTTAACTTTGGCAATAATAATTTGACGGTTAATAATGATAGTACTATCAGAAATACTGGCTATTTGGATATGGGTCAATACAATCTGACCTGTAATAATCTTACAATCGGCTCAAATTTCGGAAGCGTAGCGAATCCTTCTTATTACCAAATTGCTGGTGGGCTCAAAATTAGCAGTGGTAGCATCAACGTCGGCGGCAATCTGGCTGCTGCTCATCCTCTAAATTTTGGCGACACCCTTGATCTTGGATCTGGAACATTAAATTTTTCTGGCTCAAGTTTCAATACCAATTATCTCAACTTTACTGCCGGCACTTCTACGGTAAATTTCACGAGTGCCACCGGCTCTACCCAGGCGATTTATAGCTCTGCCACATTCAATAATTTATCAATTGCGACGACTTCTGCTCGCATTATCAAATTTGCTGCTGGTACAACCCAGACTGTTCTTGGTACCTGGACAGCCACTGGCGCGCCAGATCAATTGCTGACCATGGCTCTAAAAGCAGGCGATACTGGTTTGTGGAGTGTCAATCCAGCTGCTTGGAATGTCGACTATGTCAATGTCAGCAATTCAAACAATCTGGCGTCATCCAAAATAAATCCGGCTCATTATGTCGACGGTGGGGGCAACATTAACTGGTTTGACCCGGCTGTCGCGCCGATTCCTGATGAACCTGGGACTGATCTGGGCACGATTGTTGACGATGTTATCGACACCGTTACTACAGCAATCGATGTTATCACAGATGCCATAACCAATTTCATCACAAATATCGTCGAAACTTTGGCTCAAAGTGTGATCGGACTGTTCGTCCAAAACGCGGTCGAAAATATTTCTGCAGCAATCGCCGCAACCGCTACTGCGATTAGAAATGTATTATCAAAAATTGGGTTGACACCGGAGGTTGCATCTAGTGTCGCAACTGCGGTTACCGCTGTTTCGATTGCTGCAGCAGCAATCGCCGCCGCGCCTATGGCAGCCTCAGGCTCCCTGTTCAACCTTGGAGAAATATTTCATTCTATTTGGCAGCCAATCGCAAATTTTGTTACTCGAAAACGTCGTCGTAATTGGGGCAGGGTTATAGAGGAGGGAACGGGGGTTCCTATCGCAACTGCCAAGATTAATCTGGTCAAACTCTATCGAGAAAGCAGAGAGGTGATGTATGAAAGTCAGAAGGTCGTTGCCTCGACCTACACCGATAAATCTGGGCAGTATGGTTTCGTGGTCGAGCCAGGCAAATACAAATTGGAAGTCGTCAAGGATAAATTCAACGTTGTCGATACGAACTCCTTCCTTGATTTTTATCATCCAAATACGCTTTTCGAAGTGCGGGACTACAAACAGGGGCTGGTAATCAAGGATATTACGATGGCTACTGGCGCCAAGAACATGGCCAAAAATTTCAAATTTACTCATTTGCTTCAGGCGATCCAAAAAATTTCAGCCTATGTCTCGATCGGTTTCCTGATATTCGGGACCGCGAGTATTATTCCAGTCGTTACAGAAAAGTTTTCGCTAATCAATCTCGGAATTGTGGCTCTTTATATATTATTTTGGGTAATGAATGTCAAAAACATTCTGAAGAAATCGCCATGGGGGATTGTTATTAGCAAGGAGGATCATATGGGCATCCCACTCGTCTTGGTCAGGATCATCAACAAAAAAACAGGCCAACTTGTCGGCACGACTATTTCAAACGAAAAAGGAAGATTCTCGACATTCATCAGCAAAGGAGACTACGAAATTCGGGCTTCGAAGGGCGGCTATGTTCTAGAAAAACCGATCGTTTACAAGGTCGGGGGTGAGAAAAATGTTCTCAACAAAACTATCGAAATGGTGCCAGAGTAGATAATTATTTCTAAAATAAAAAAGAGCCGCTTTCAGAGCAGCTCTTTTTGGGATTTAAAACGTAAAAAATTATTTCTTCTTATCCGACTTGGCAATGCAGAAATAGTAAATAATTTCGAAAATACCAACTGTGTTGATGGCGAGAAGGGGGACAAACCAACCTGGCTCGTTTCTCCGAGCCGCTCGCCAGAGAGCTAGACCTTTCCAGACGACGGACCATAGTACTATAAACCCGAGAGCGAATCCTTGCGCCCCAGTAATGTTGGGCGCGGTCGAAACGAATGAGCTAAAATCCATTTTGCCTCCTAGATTATTTACTATATTATACCATAATTTGATATAATAATTCTAACAATAATAAAATCGGAGGAACGATGGAAGAGAAGTTTCGAAAATTGAGAAAGTTTAACATTTTTATGGCCTGCTTACATTTCGCTCAGGCAGTTGTGATGCTGATATTGGCCACTGACATGAAAGTTTCGGTCTTTACCTCATTTCTCAAATTTGACATGGCAACAGAAAGTCTAATCCCTGATCCAAAAGTTTGGTTCAATATCCCACTGGTCGCCCTCATTGTCTCATTCCTTTTTATTTCTTCCTTGGCCCACTTAATGGTTTCTCTGCCCAAGATCAACGATTGGTACAACAAAAACTTGGCCAAAGGCGCAAATTATGCACGTTGGATTGAGTACGCTTTTAGCTCCTCAATCATGATCTTGGTAATCAGTATGTTGGTCGGAATCTCCGACATTTCGGCCCTGATCCCAATCTTCTTCGTCAATGCGGCTATGATTCTGTTTGGTTGGATGATGGAGCTTCACAATCAGACTACTAGCAAGGTCAATTGGGCATCATTCATCTTCGGTTGTATCGCTGGAATTGCCCCATGGCTTGTGATCGCTCTCTATCTTTGGAGCCCGGGAAGCGCTTCAAATCCTCCAACATTTGTCTATTGGATTTTCTTTTCAATTTTCCTTTTCTTCAATGTTTTTGCTATCAATCAAGTTCTCCAGTACAAGAAAGTGGGCCGTTGGAGCGACTATTTGTATGGAGAGAGAGCGTATATTATTCTTTCGCTCGTTGCAAAATCTCTCCTCGCCTGGCAGGTTTTCGCCGGCACATTGAGACCATAATTATTGCTAGGTAGAGCCGATCTCTGCTATCCTTATCTTATGACAATATTGCATTCAATAATTTTGGGTTCCTTACAAGGCCTGACCGAGTTCCTACCAATCTCTTCTTCTGGTCATTTAGTTTTGGTTCCTTACGTTTTCAATTGGAATTACCAAGGCAAGGCTTTTGATGTCGCCCTACATGCTGGGACTGCCTTTGCTATAGTCGTTTTTTTCTGGCGAGATTGGCTGGACATATTCAAGAAGGCATTCTCCAGAAGAGCTCGAGTCGAGGGTGAAACAATCAAAAAATACCCGGACAATATCCTGTGGCAAATTTTGGTTGCCTCAATTCCTGCGGTGATTGTCGGGCTTCTTCTGGACAAATTTGCCGCTGACTATTTAAATTCAACCCTTTTCGTTACAGCGAATCTAGCGCTGTTTGGTATTTTGCTTTGGTATGTAGACAAAAAATCAAAGTCTGATTTGACTCCACAGAAACTAACTTACAAAAAGTCTTTTCTCATCGGTTTGTCACAATCACTCGCTCTAATTCCTGGAGTTTCCAGATCGGGGATTACACTGACTGCGGCTCGATGGATGGGGATGCCACGCGCGGAAGCGGCTCGTTTTTCATTTTTGTTAGCTACTCCTACAATCGTCGGCGCTTTCTTGATGAAGATCGCTACTATCGAAAAGGGGGGGCTTGATATCACTTTCTGGCTTGGCGTTATTGCGGCAACGGTATTTGGTCTTTTGGCTATTAAATTTCTACTCAATTATCTCAAAAACAGCGATCTCTCCATATTCATGTGGTACAGAATTATCGCCGCTCTCATAGTTTTGGGAATATATTTGGCTCGTCTGAACTAACTAATTTGCGAATCCCTTGATCACCCCGTCGTCGCTTCTCAATGTTCTCTCCGTAATCCAGCCAGAGGCGTAGTTTCGTTCTCTCAAATTGAAGGTGCCATCGTCGTTGACTGAAGTCACAATCGCGACGTGACCGGCCCAGCTTTCATTGGTCACGACTAGTCCGCCAGCTCTTGGTGTCGAAGAATTAGTCGGTATCCATTTAGCCAGGACATGGCCGCTAACAGCATAACCTTGGGATACGACATAGGTATAGCATTGGCCATATGAACGTTCTACATAGCGAACTCCGTTGATAGTGCCATAGTATTGTTTTTTGGCTGGTGCTTGTGCTTTTGCCGTCGCAGTCACCTTGGCCGCATTTTTGGCTGCCACTTTTGCTTTCTCGGCATTCTCCTTTTTGGCGATCAGGGCGGCAGAAACCTCGTAATTTTTCTCTGGAATTTTGAGTTTCTGGTTCGGTTTGATCGTGTTTGTGCCTGTTATATCATTTAGGTATTTAATAGTCGCAATCTTGACGCTGAATTTCATGCCGAGACCAGAGAGTGTGTCTCCTGTTTTCACGATATAATATATTGTCTCATTCGAGTTATCGGGATCTGGTTCCACTCTTGCGGTTAACTGTGTCTCAACGGAAGCACTGCTACTTATGAAACCGCCCGATGAGGCTAGGCTGGAATCAGCAATTTCCACAATATGGCCATCCCCATTGATCAGAGGAGTGAATTGGTCCACTGTAGAGACTATTGATTGGCCGTCGGCCCGGTCGACGCTGACGAGCTGATTTTCAATGGTTTTCGCCTGAACTGTTTGGCCAATGTTGGAAAATGTTGCAAGGCTAAGAATTGCTACCATAGCGAAGTGGGGCAGATAACGGTTGCTCGTGAAAATTTGCACAATTATTTGAGTAGCAGAGCGAACTACAAAAAAAAGCTTTTTGCAGATCTTACTTATGGGATCAAGAAAGATTTTTACTAAGCTGAGTATATTGGCGCGATGAGTTTTTTGACGCTCCCCGGAAGTTGCAGGAACGTTTTCTGGTTCCAAAATAGCCATAAACGATTTTTGGGTTGCTTTTCACAACCCAAAACAATACTAACAGAGTAAAGATAGAAGTCAAATTAATGCTTGTTGGTATTAGGGGAGAGCGTAGAGAATTTATTTCTGTTTGAAAAATGAGCGAATGCGATCATTACCAGCCACGCCGCAATCACCATTAAAGTCATCGGCACCCCGTTATGCCAAATTTCCTTGATAATCGTTTCATAGCCAGCTGTGAAAAAAGGAAAATATAGAACTATCTCCCCATTTTTTATATGATCGATCAGGAGCATAATTGTTCCGCCGATCAACATCAAATTCAGCCATTCAAAATGGAGGCCCTGCGGCACTTTTTTCTCAAAGGATTTGGTGACGATCAAAACAGCAGCTGGGGCGATTAAGCAGGCCATATTTTCCTCTCTATTATTCGTATCTTAATGCGTCGACCGGATTCATCCGGGCGGCTTTGATTGCTGGCCCGAGCCCGGAAAGAAGTCCGACGAGAGTTGTAAAAGAAATCGCACCGAGGACGAGCCACCAGGGGAAATTGCCGATATTATCGACCGGAATATTACCGAGATCGGCACCATATTTCGTGACCAAAATTTTTGCTAGACGGACGAGGCCAAAGCTGATCGACAGGCCAAATACGCCTCCCCAGAATCCAAGCATGGCCGCTTCGAAAGTAAAGAGTCTGCGAATTGCCGCTCTGGTAGCACCGCAGGCCCTCATCACACCGATTTCGCGGATTCGCTCGAAAGTAGCCATCACCATGGTGTTGATGATACCAATCGCGGCCACGAAGAGTGAGATCCCGCCGATCACGCCTAGGATGATGCTGACCATAGTGAAAATCTGATTTATCTTGGCGACCATGCTTTCTGCAGTGACCGCGCCATAGCCCATTTTTGTAATTTGTTCGCCAACGGCCTTGGAATTGTCTTTGTTGTCGATTTTCATTATGATCGAGCCGTATCCGTTGCGGTCGTAACTATTGGAATCCTTAACCAACTTCATTTCGCTAGATTCGCTACAAATGTCCCCATTGTTGTTGCTTTTATCGTTGCTGTATCTCTGTTGTTCTTGGCAAGCCTTCATGGCCGTTTCATCATTTTCCCATCGGACAGAAGTCGTCAATCGTTTGACCCAATCCATCGAGATATAGTTTTGCTTGTCATCCATGGCGCCATTATCGACCACGCCCACGATCTCAGCCGCGACAATAATATCTTTGTTCTGCTGATCGTCCCACCAAGACTTGTCAGCACCTTGCGGCGGCACTGGTGGCTTCTCGCCCCAATCTGGATAATTTCCCTGCATGTAGAGTGAGACCTTCTTGCCGATCAAATCCTTGGGATTACTGTTAAACCCATAATAACTGGTGAAATACCCACCAACTACAATTTTATCGAGATCTTCGTTTTGAAGTTTACGGCCAGCCAGGAGGGGAAGGTCAAATACGCTCGAATCAGGCAGGTACCCGAGCAAACTCGATTCCTGGCTCTTCTTGTCAAATCCATCAAGCTTAATTTTCTTGACCCAAGCTCCCATCGTCGGGGTAGCGCTTTCGACATGAGCAATTTTCTTGACCTCAATTAGGGTTGTATCGTCGATCTTCTTGGCGCCGCTGTCTGTATTCCAGTTACCAGATGAAATCAAACTCACATTTTCGAGATTATCGGCATCTTGGACTAACGTTACTAGATTAAACGCTCCCATAGCCGAAAACGAGTCCATCAGCGATTGGCGGACTGATATTAGGATGGAGATCATCAAAATCAACGAGAGCGAGCCGACGGTCGTTGCCATTATTGTTAAGAAAGTACGAGATTTTTGGCGGGACAAATTCCGGATAGCCAGACGTATATAATCAAAAAAATTCATCTTCCTCTTCCTCCTTAGACTATCTTGCCGTCTTTAATAGTAATTACTCGTTTTGCTTGTCTAGCCACAGCAATATCGTGGGTGATGATGATCAGCGTCACCCCCAACTTCGAATTTAGAGTTTTCAATATTTCTACGACCTCAGCACCTTTTCGAGAGTCGAGATTTCCGGTTGGCTCGTCTGCAATTATAATCTCAGGATTGTTGGCCAAAGCTCTAGCGATACATACGCGCTGGCGTTGCCCGCCTGATAGTTGGGTTGGTCGGTGATTCATCCGATCTTCGAGGCCGACCGCTTTCAAGCAATCTGTCGCTCGCTTCTTGCGTTCGGCGGAGGAAATACCGGCGAAAATCAGAGGGATCATCACATTCTCGAGCGCTGTATAGTTTGGTTGTAGATTGAAGGATTGGAAAATGAACCCGACTTTCTTGTTGCGATAATTAGAAAGCACAGTGTCGCTAACTTTCGAAATATTTTGGTCATCGACCAATACTTCGCCTTCGTCTGGAATATCAAGCCCACCAATAATATTGGCCAAGGTCGATTTGCCAGAACCAGAAGGACCAACAATGGCGATAAATTCACCTTTGTCGATTTTGAAATCTATATGGTCCAAAGCAAAAATCTTCTCTCCACCGAGCTCGTAAACCCTTGAGATGTTATTTAGTTCAATCATATTCCCCTCACTTACATTTATTATGTAGGGCTAATTCCAAGGAATACATCCAATGACGTCAGCCGAAGATGATACCTGGTAGGATTCTTTTGAATCGTTGGCGGGGCAACCGGGATAATA includes:
- a CDS encoding DUF5652 family protein codes for the protein MDFSSFVSTAPNITGAQGFALGFIVLWSVVWKGLALWRAARRNEPGWFVPLLAINTVGIFEIIYYFCIAKSDKKK
- the heR gene encoding heliorhodopsin HeR, which produces MEEKFRKLRKFNIFMACLHFAQAVVMLILATDMKVSVFTSFLKFDMATESLIPDPKVWFNIPLVALIVSFLFISSLAHLMVSLPKINDWYNKNLAKGANYARWIEYAFSSSIMILVISMLVGISDISALIPIFFVNAAMILFGWMMELHNQTTSKVNWASFIFGCIAGIAPWLVIALYLWSPGSASNPPTFVYWIFFSIFLFFNVFAINQVLQYKKVGRWSDYLYGERAYIILSLVAKSLLAWQVFAGTLRP
- a CDS encoding undecaprenyl-diphosphate phosphatase → MGSLQGLTEFLPISSSGHLVLVPYVFNWNYQGKAFDVALHAGTAFAIVVFFWRDWLDIFKKAFSRRARVEGETIKKYPDNILWQILVASIPAVIVGLLLDKFAADYLNSTLFVTANLALFGILLWYVDKKSKSDLTPQKLTYKKSFLIGLSQSLALIPGVSRSGITLTAARWMGMPRAEAARFSFLLATPTIVGAFLMKIATIEKGGLDITFWLGVIAATVFGLLAIKFLLNYLKNSDLSIFMWYRIIAALIVLGIYLARLN
- a CDS encoding LysM peptidoglycan-binding domain-containing protein, with product MAILEPENVPATSGERQKTHRANILSLVKIFLDPISKICKKLFFVVRSATQIIVQIFTSNRYLPHFAMVAILSLATFSNIGQTVQAKTIENQLVSVDRADGQSIVSTVDQFTPLINGDGHIVEIADSSLASSGGFISSSASVETQLTARVEPDPDNSNETIYYIVKTGDTLSGLGMKFSVKIATIKYLNDITGTNTIKPNQKLKIPEKNYEVSAALIAKKENAEKAKVAAKNAAKVTATAKAQAPAKKQYYGTINGVRYVERSYGQCYTYVVSQGYAVSGHVLAKWIPTNSSTPRAGGLVVTNESWAGHVAIVTSVNDDGTFNLRERNYASGWITERTLRSDDGVIKGFAN
- a CDS encoding ABC transporter permease, with amino-acid sequence MNFFDYIRLAIRNLSRQKSRTFLTIMATTVGSLSLILMISILISVRQSLMDSFSAMGAFNLVTLVQDADNLENVSLISSGNWNTDSGAKKIDDTTLIEVKKIAHVESATPTMGAWVKKIKLDGFDKKSQESSLLGYLPDSSVFDLPLLAGRKLQNEDLDKIVVGGYFTSYYGFNSNPKDLIGKKVSLYMQGNYPDWGEKPPVPPQGADKSWWDDQQNKDIIVAAEIVGVVDNGAMDDKQNYISMDWVKRLTTSVRWENDETAMKACQEQQRYSNDKSNNNGDICSESSEMKLVKDSNSYDRNGYGSIIMKIDNKDNSKAVGEQITKMGYGAVTAESMVAKINQIFTMVSIILGVIGGISLFVAAIGIINTMVMATFERIREIGVMRACGATRAAIRRLFTFEAAMLGFWGGVFGLSISFGLVRLAKILVTKYGADLGNIPVDNIGNFPWWLVLGAISFTTLVGLLSGLGPAIKAARMNPVDALRYE
- a CDS encoding ABC transporter ATP-binding protein; amino-acid sequence: MIELNNISRVYELGGEKIFALDHIDFKIDKGEFIAIVGPSGSGKSTLANIIGGLDIPDEGEVLVDDQNISKVSDTVLSNYRNKKVGFIFQSFNLQPNYTALENVMIPLIFAGISSAERKKRATDCLKAVGLEDRMNHRPTQLSGGQRQRVCIARALANNPEIIIADEPTGNLDSRKGAEVVEILKTLNSKLGVTLIIITHDIAVARQAKRVITIKDGKIV